TGAGAATAatgcttttattttattctCAGGTAAACTTGTCCAGCGTTTAAGCGGAAAACTTGGGAAGGTTGTCCTTAAATTTCAAGAAAATATAATAACAGAAGGCACTATATTCCTCTGATGAGACGGTCATGCAACAGCTCAAGCCATGAGAAGAATATGAGGTTCCATTGTTGCTGATTTGAGCGTTTTGAAGCATAGCCTATAATTGTATGCAAAAGCCAAAATAATTGTTTTTCAGAAAAATGAAAGAATTTTATGGCAAAATCGGTAGACTATAGACCGTGGATGAAGGGAAGGAGTTTAATTGGCCAACTGAAAGATTAGAGCTctctattttcctttctttactACTTTTTTTTCTCAATTCTTGGCTTAATATAGGAGCGATGTAAAGGTATTCGGGTACCCAACTTGCATAAAAAATCAACTCAGAATGCTAAGTTTGAAATATTTAACGAGCCCCTTGTTCTCCTCCGTATGATATTAAATAACGGTTGTGTCACCGGCTCCTTTGAACTTGCATGCATTTTAATCAAAAGTCCATAGTCGTGACTACCTTGGTATTCTAGTCAAACCCATGACTTAATTTAACCCATGACTACCTCATGacatttatttttattcaacAATTTAACCCATAACTCAACAGAATTCTAGTCAAACtgttaattttaaataaaatctaaataccccatcaaaaaaataaaaaatagtcaaaATAATCTTAAGTGACATAACAACAAACCAACgatataagaaaatatatatatccttTTCTTTGTTCAGAAATAGTTTCGACTTTTTACATGaggtatatgattttattaatgCTATTAATTTAACTGGATGTAAATGTAAGTTTCACAAACTATTAAGTATAGATACTTGGATGTCCTCTAATCCACTGACATCTGTACTTTTCCCATTCATTCAAATCAGGCGCTTTTACTCTCTATTAAGAAATCTATCCTGTGGGCATAGAGGGTTCAAATCAGCCCCCACGAGGCCTGAATTCGTAATCACGCTAGAAAACTTACATATGAATGCAGTCCATAGTTCTTTATTCCGGACAGATTGGCGCTGATCTGTATAAGCTGGGCCCAGTCATTTGGAAGCTAAAGAAATTTATTAACAAATCCATTGACTTTAGAACTGGCTGCGGATTGATAAGATCGATTGAAGTGGATGCCATATTCAAGTAGTCGGCATAGGATGTGGTGGATGATGGTAGAATAAGCTGAGTCTTCTTTGACTCTTGACATATCAAGTGGACTAGAGATTTCATCAAGTAATTATTTTAATTGGATCCTGATTTATTTATTGCATTTTGAGAAGGATTGCACTTGGCAATTCTGCTAAGTCCTTAATGCCCAAGCTAATGAGGCCAGGTCTAACCTTTTGGTGCAAGGACAGATGAATAAATCTAATATCCCTCACCGCCCATCGTGAGGTCATTGATAATGGCTTTAAGGTATAAGGATCTTTTCCAATGTTCAGCCCATGAACTTGTTGGTGTTTTCATTAAAGAAAAGAAGTTTGTTAGTTGTTCAGACATGACTAGTAGCCGTTTGATGATCACTCTTTGTATTGAATAAGTTTCTCCAAGGATAGAAAGGAGGGAATTTATCATCTCCCCAGAAGCGTATAGAGAGTTCATCATATCTAAATGCTCAATTAGGAAACCACATAACTTATATAGAAGTTTAATTAGAGACAACGAcattaattttgaatttaaagttGATTTAATACTAGTGAACAGTATCACTGACCTAACAAGCATGCCATTAGAGAAATATTTGCCTATGTCTGAGGTTAATTATTAAGATGCATAACTAAACAAATAGCTTTTGATGTTAGTTTTTCTTGAGTTGTAGACTTGGAGATAAGGACacgctatttttttctttaaatcttGTGATATCGCCACATTTATTTTGAAAGATTATTATAGCTTCAGACCCTACAGGGAACAACTTGCAAGGCAACTTCTcaaatccttttctttttggatgaTAAACTTCTTAAAACCATTTCAAAGTTGCACTTTCATTTAAAATCCATAGTCCAAGCTTCCAGTTTCTAAAACAACCTGAATAAGGACGGAGAGTAACAAAGGTGACAAGGAATCAGGATGTTCGGCCACTGATATTTGTTCAGTCACCTTTAATTAACGAAAACCGATAAGGATTGACCTATTAAATGCATGCCAAAGCTTATGATCGAGCTTAGTCATGGCCTCCTCGTAGATTACTTCAATGTTATTGGACCCGATATGATGGTGAAATCTTCCAAAGATTGGAAACTTCAAGGAAGCAGGAGATGGAAAACAGGTTTATTCGAAGTATATTATGTATTGGTTCTAGAACAAGGCCCTCTTTAGTCTTGCATGTAGTACTTGTTTCAACAGATCAGATACATGGGCCCCACTAAACTCATTCAAAGGTTCAATGAGATTCGCCCATCAGTTGGTCGTTCGAGCCCTTATGAGAATCTCTCCTTCCATGTACCTTGAATTTCCACGCCAGACACCCAATTGTAAGTATGCATGCATGTTATTGACCTTGAATGGAAATGTGAGGCTCGCATTCCATTGaggtttttcctctttttttttcctttttcttttaaggATCATGATGTTATTATTCAATTGTAAGTATGCATGCATGTTATTGACCTTGAATGGAACTGTGAGACTCGCATTCCATTgtggtttttctttcttttttcttttttcttttgaggatCACGatgttattatttatattattattcaacTGTAAGTATGCATGcatgttattgatcttgaatgGAACTGTGAGATTCGATCGCATTCCATTGaggtttttctttcttgtttcctttttctttttaaggatCACGATGCTATTATTtatgtttattaaatagattcACTTTGCCTAATGACAAAAAATAGTATTAAGATGTTTGATCTGCAATTGTTCATCAGCCAATAAATCTGCTTGCCAGCTAACCTGAATTATTGGATCGATTTCATTTTAGAACATGTGGGGGCCTTGAAGATTTTTCTTAATCAGGACCAGTCCTTGCGTGAATGTGCAGGCCTTCTCATCATATATCTTCACCAGTTTCAACCTGTTGAGCACGAGCATGACTTTTCAAGTTTTAGAACATCCAGGGTATCTATTTCGGTCCAATGCTAACTATTTAATACTACataaattagattgcaatcttACAAAATAATGTTTCAGGCCTTTGGAAGAGCTAAAGTAAATTATCAGCTCCTTTCAGATGACATCACGCAAATTGTTTATGATGTCCCAATAAAATAGAGTTTGACTTGAGAGTTTTTGGCTTGCGCTTTCAAATAAGATAATTGGAATGGTCCACTTTTCTGCCCTTCAAGAAGTTCTTGAGGTGAATTGAATGTCAGTAAAATAGTTGGAGTATTTGGTTTGGATTCTTGCAAGTGAAGTCCTTGCATCAAAATCATTATAATTTCGTATTTGGTTTGGACTTTGGTAAATTTCATATTTGGTTTGGAATTTTTACCCCATTTTTAGGAAAAGAGAGTAACAAATCAAGCAGTGGAATTACCCAAACCCCAATACTTGCAAAAACACATCCCAAGTTTTAAATTTGGCACTTCCACCTAAGGTTCGCCATTTTGGTATCGGTGCTCATAACGGTGCCACATTAGTATAgtatcggtatggtatggtacggtacaaaatttttttggcgtaccgagtACTGGTACGTACCAAACTGGTATGGTATAATATGCCTATTACCGTCTGGTTCGGATCGATATAGCATACCTTGCCTCCGTCATTTGAAGCTTATATCGTTTTTCTACGATGAGAAACATGCCGACATTGGATTGTGTTAATTCTATAACAATTGATCCCAATACCTTTCCGGGTCCATGAACTTCTATAAATGCTTGAATAGTCCTTAACAATCAAAATCTGGATTCCAGTATTATCGTTACAATACTGTTCCATATTTTACAAGTTTAAACTTTTTTATCTGCAGACCTCATCCGGCATTATGGTGGACTAATCAAGGTGCGACAAAATATGCCTAAGGCCAATTCCAACTTCTGTTAACAGACTGACTCTGTATTAAATTTTCCATTTATTCAATGATGTCGTGGTTACTTGAGGGTTCACAAAAGCCATGACTATTCCTGCCTTGGAATAAGGGATCTTGAACAGGGTGCATGAGAacaaacatgtcaaaataagACTTAGGTATCATATGCCCCCCCAGCCTTTGCTTAATGGGTAGCAAAACCTGGTCCCCTTCCTTTCTAAATGCCATAGTCCGGCCACAATAACTTTCAAGTGTAACGTGGCTGCAACCTCCACCACTACTATGTGGTTGATGAGTTGGAGATAAAAATAGAGGAGAAATCATACCCTACACCGTGTGCGCCACGCCAATCACCTCATCTTTCTCCTATGGGCTCCATTCATCGTGCACTTATCTCagtactagagtataatttgcCAAAATGGAGGGCCGGGACGGCTTTGAGTACTGCATCCCGGGGGGTTGGACCACCAAAACAAAGAAGCCTAGCACCTCACATGTGTCCTCGCTTTGGTGATCCCATGCAACTGTGCTCATTGATGGTGTCATGAGTTCTACATGAATTGCTGATCTACTAATTCGACTGTTTTGTGGGTCAGCCCAATCGTTTAaagatttcttttttaaaagaaagaaaagagaaaagaaaacaggACATTTTTCACTGTGTCATGGCATTAACTTTCTTACCAAGCTATAATTGAGTTGTCCAAATATGTGATTCACATGCTTAATAGCGCCAATGCAGCAGTGGCCCCAAATCATTTTACTTTGGCTTCAGGCACTAATAAAGAtggttcacttttttttttatatattagaaCATGCCTTTTCTTGCGTGGATTTGATATGTGATGTTGAAATAAACATTAGCAATCCATTGTGATAGTAATCACTTTGGATACCGTTCCTGAACGTCTGCCAATGAGACACCACCTTGGACTAGTATCATGTACCATTCTGGTAGTTGCATCGTGGCACAAGTTTAAGCACATAGTTTAACTCTGCTTTGAAGTGATTAAACActtaattattactcaattacAACCTCAGTATCTCCACTGTTGTGGATATGCTAAGAATATCCTCTGCGTCCCGTATTAAGGATTAGAAACTggcaaagaggaaaaaaagactATCAATGATCATAATCTCACTTGTTTatgtgttttctttctttctttcttttgtttttttttttggaggggaagagtcAAAGACTGCGAAAGACTGGTGCAGAGAGAAACGGCTCAGAGGCATGACTGAAACTTCTTCAAATTGATTCTCTGACACGTACGAACTTCATGTGACTCGTGCATGAAAAAGAAGGAACACTCCAATATATATCCTTCCCTGAAAAATAAGAGACTTGATAGAATTATAAAGGAAAAActcttctttatattttttattatagatGCCTTCATATCGTGTCTGCTCTAATAAATGCAGAAAAATTTTTACGCCAAGGGAATCTCGTAAtattgcctttttctttttttttttggcttcttaAAGCCTTTGATGCGTACGTTCTTTTCACCTTCCTTTGCTCAGCTTTGAATGGGTCATTCCATCACCCATGCAAGTTTCGTGACCTCTGAGCAGGCTGAACCAAAACAGTTGCTGGGGCACACATCCAGGATTCGTGGCTTTACCTCTCCAAACCAGTCTCATGAACATATATATTACCCCAGTCATCCCTCGTAAAGTAGCAGTTAATTGAAACAAACTATGAAATAGCGTTAGTAACTGCATAAAAAACATTAAGATCCAGCATCCCCTGTTCATCATGTACATCAAGATATGAACGTACTGTCCATATCAGTAGCCAGGTGAAgattaaagaaaaaggagagatgGTCCAATCTAGAAACAAAAGCTTCTATTGTTGCTGATGATGTTAATCTCCTGTCTGTTCTCTAATTAATGACTTCTTCTAAGGGTTTGCTACGAGTATGCGACCTGTAGTGGCTTGGTGTCAGAAAGTGATCCACTTGTCGGCCAGTGCAGCTTGATTGGGAGCGCCCTCCCCAGTCTTCTCCTGATAACCGTAATAGTCATTGAAGAATTCGGCGAAGAAGGCATCATCCCCGCCGGGCCCGTCAGCCGAGCAGTACTTGGCATAGTTGTTGCTGCTGTTCTCCATGGTAACCGAGGAGGAAGCCGTGGAGGCATCATCATGCGGTGAAACGGCATGGAGGTTGGCACTCCCTTTGAGACCGGGAGGTCCGACGAGCCCCGCAAGTGGAAAAAATGGTGTCTTGTGGCCAAACATGAAGCTGGGGTTTACCGGAACTGATGCGGGGGAGCCTTCGTTTGAAGGAGCCAAGAAGTCATCACAGGTGTAGGTCTCGGTTTTGATGGTTGGGATGATAAGAGAAGCAGGCGCTGGTGCTGGTGAAGCTGTCTGATGAATGAGATTGGtattggtggtggtggtggtggtggtggcggaggaggaggaggaggaggaggtgatgTTGCTGTAGAGGGATGCTTGTGCtgccatcatcttcttctttaaCTTGGTGTTCCAGTAGTTTTTGACATCATTATCGGTTCTTCCAGGCAATTGGGTTGCTATGACGGACCACCTAATCCAATTGAAGAAAGGGAGTGTTACAGTGCTACTGTGCTACAAGATAAACAACcgttaaaattatatatatatacatataaaagcTTGACAGTTTACCTGCTTCCTATTTTATTGTAGAGAGTGCAAATGATGTTATCTTCTTCCTCGGTAAAGCCTCCATGTTTGATGTCTGGCCTGAGGTAATTGAGCCATCTCAAGCGACAGCTTTTTCCGCAACGTTTCAACCCTGAAGTGAGATTAAGAAATTAGAAGGCGAGGTCTTTACGATCTATTTGGAAACATATAAGATGAAGATTGTGTGCGCGCCCACCAAGCAATTTGTAGAAACAAGAAGAGAAAGTGTGTCAAAATATCTGAAGGGAAATTAAAACATTCTTATTGGAGTGAAAAATGTGGAAAACGAGAAATGGAATATATTAGAAAAATATCCATgaaaaaacatcaaaataaagaagaaaaaaaaagtgctcCTGCAATAGTATGAAAAGGGTACCCTGAAATTTCAATTGCTTTGTACAAGGAAATTTTTTTAACATAAGGGcactttaaaatataaaaataataaaaaggctTAAAAGCTTGGAGgattaacaaaaagaaaagaaaagaacggaCCTGCTTTCTGGGGCAAAGCGATCCAGTTGCCACCAGTTCCATGTCTCTCAAGATAGCTCTTGAGAGCCATGTCTTCCTCTGGAGACCATGGCCCCCTCTTCACATTTGTCTTGTCACAGCACGGAGCTCTACCCATCACCAAGGCCGCCTCTAAAAGGAGAGCAGAGAGTAGATAGGAACAGGACGAAAGGGAGGAGAGGTTGGCCTCGTAGGTTGCTTTGAAGAGGAACAAATAAACTGGGGGAGCAAGGCTTTAATAAATAATGGGGAGAAGAGTTTTGGAGAAGCTTTTTGCTGGAGGCTTGGCCGCGTACGACGACCCCAGAACTGTGTATAAAGTGGACAGCCCAGAGGCTGGCTTTTCTATTACTCTGTCTGCTTTCTTTCTCGGGGgagggaggaaaggagagaACCCGGTCAGCGTTGGAAGGACGAGAGTTTGTTCAAAAGCTGAGATCGGAGGATATTGTGAGATCTGGACCGTCCGATCGCTGGGGCCGCTTAGAAGGCTCTCTAATCGGACGGCTGCCATCGGGACATCACATGGGCGTTCGCCCGTTGTGGCTCTGGGAGTGGCATCGCCTGGATACGGATTTCGAGGCTGATCCCCGTTTCAGAACGGACGGCAGCATGGAAAGCTCGAAGCCAACTGAAGAGTCAGGGATTCCctgttgcttcttcttcttcttcccctctttcttttctttcccctttcttcttcttcttcccctctttcttttctttcccctttcttcttcttcttcttcttcttcttttttttttttttttttacagttAATTTATACATAACGAGTACA
This is a stretch of genomic DNA from Phoenix dactylifera cultivar Barhee BC4 chromosome 9, palm_55x_up_171113_PBpolish2nd_filt_p, whole genome shotgun sequence. It encodes these proteins:
- the LOC103710215 gene encoding transcription factor RAX2-like, producing the protein MGRAPCCDKTNVKRGPWSPEEDMALKSYLERHGTGGNWIALPQKAGLKRCGKSCRLRWLNYLRPDIKHGGFTEEEDNIICTLYNKIGSRWSVIATQLPGRTDNDVKNYWNTKLKKKMMAAQASLYSNITSSSSSSSATTTTTTTNTNLIHQTASPAPAPASLIIPTIKTETYTCDDFLAPSNEGSPASVPVNPSFMFGHKTPFFPLAGLVGPPGLKGSANLHAVSPHDDASTASSSVTMENSSNNYAKYCSADGPGGDDAFFAEFFNDYYGYQEKTGEGAPNQAALADKWITF